Genomic window (Sediminispirochaeta smaragdinae DSM 11293):
GGATATCTCCTTTACCCTGCATAAAGGCGAAATCGTCGTATTTACCGGTCTGCAGGGGTCGGGTACCGAGGAACTGGCCACCGCTTTATTCGGTGCGACGCCCCTGGAATCCGGCAGGGTGGAGACAAAAGACGGATTGCTTACGATGAAAAATATCAGAGATATCATGCAAAGTGGCATAGGCATGATTCCCCGAAACCGGAAAGAACGGGGCATCTTACCTGATATGAGCATTCGTAACAACAATTCACTTGCCTATTTTGCAGCCAAACACAGGGGATTGTTTGTTCACCGTAAGGAAGAGGTCGATCGGTTTGAAAAGAACCGAAAACGGCTGGATATCAAAGTCGCCAATGCTATGAATCCGATCACCTCGCTTTCCGGGGGAAATCAGCAGAAAGTGATCGTAAGCCGTTGGCTGGAGATTGATGCTGATGTCTATATTATGGATAACCCGACTCAGGGTATTGATGTGGGAGCAAAATACGCTATCTACAAGCTGGTCATAGAACTTGCTTCCCAGGGCAAGGCTATTTTGTTTTTTACCAATGAATATCCTGAAATCCATCATCTGGCGGACCGTTGTTTCGTTCTTTATAAGGGAGAAATGGCCGCGGAGTTGAGTAAAGAGGAAATTTCGGAAGTTGCCATTATGGAATATTCGACAGGTACACACATGGAGGCACACGGGTGAAAGGTTTACCGTTGAACACAATTCAGGGAAAAGATTTCCTGAAAAATCTGACAGCAAACTACAGTCACTGGCTGAGTTTCATTATTTTGTTGATCGTTGCCATTGTTGTCAGCCCTTCCTTTCTTGCCTGGAACAATATCGCCAACCTGTTTGTTCAGGGCGCGGTAATCGGTATATGTGCAATGGGCATGAGCCTTGTTATCTCGGCAGGGATGATAGACCTTTCTGTTGGGTCGATAGTCGCTTTGATCAGTGGCTTCGGCGTTTCGGTTCTGAATAATACGCATAGCATTGTTCTGACGTTGCTCTTTTGCATAGGATCGGGAGTCATTCTCGGTTTAGTGAACGGCCTCTTGGTAACCAAAGGCAGAATTGCTCCGTTTATCGTAACCCTGGCAACCATGTCGGCCTGGCGATCGGTTATCAATCAGATGGGGCAGGGTGGGCCCTTTACGGTAGACAATCAGATGTACGCTCCCTTTCGGAATATTGCAGCCGGTCGTTTCTTTGGAATTCCGCATCTCATGATTTTCTTCATCATCATTTCTTTCATCACCGCAATGCTCATGTCGAAGACAAAATTCGGGACCTATGTGTATGCGGTGGGCTCTAACCAGCAGGCCGCACGGTTATCCGGTATCAATGTCGACAGAATCAAGATGTTTATATTCACCTATGCCGGAACACTGTACGGCCTGTCCGCTTTTTTACTGGCCAGCCGTTTAACATCCATCCAGGCGGCAAGCGCCGGTTCAGGGTATGAAATGGATGCTATTGCCGCGGTAGCCATCGGAGGAACCTCCATGGAGGGGGGGAAAGGTAAGATCATCGGTACCTTCCTGGGAGTTCTCATGCTTAGAATCATAAACACCGTTTTGATCATGGCCAATGTGCCTCCGTTCCTCAACGGTCTGGTAACCGGAATCATTATCATTGTGGCTGTTTTGGCACAGAGCACGAAGAAAGGAAGATAGGAGTAATGCTATGAATATTGGTATTGTGGGAGCCGGCGCTATGGCGGCCTATCATGTTAAGGGCTTCAAACGTGCAGGTGCTTCTGTCCTGGCGGTTGCAGATTTTAATAAAGAAAAGGCGGAAAGCTTTGGCAGGGAATTCGGAATCAAAAAAACCTGCAAGACCCTGGAAGAGATGCTTCAGACTTTTCCTGAACTGGACGCTGTATCCATTGCCACTCCCAATAAATTTCATGCATCCCTGGCAATTGAAGCCTTGGAAAAGGGAAAGCACGTATACTGTGAGAAACCCCCTGCCAGAAATGCAAAGGAACTGCAGGGGATGATTCATGCAGCAGAGAATGCCAAAAAGATTCTGATGTTCGGATTCAATAACCGTGCCCGTCCCGAGGCGCAGGCCATGGCAACCTATATCAGGGAAGGGGTAACGGGGCGCATCAATTCGGCTCAGGCTACCTGGATCAGGCGAGCCGGTATTCCCGGATTCGGCGGGTGGTTTACCGATAAGGAACTTGCCGGGGGAGGTGCGGTCATCGATCTTCTGCATATGATCGATTTGGCCCTCTACTTCATGGGGCACCCCGAACCCCGTCAGGTTTTGGCCGTTACCTTTAATGATTTTATGGGGAATCCCCACTTTAAAGGCCCCTGGGGCGTTGCCGACGGAACAGGTAAGATGAATGTTGAAACGGCTTGTCATGCTATGGTTACGTTTCAGGATGGACGGTGCCTTTTGATCCGAAATTCCTGGGCCGAGATGAACGAACGGGAAGAGGTTTCCGTCACGTTTCAGGGGGCTAAGGCCGGGGGAGTGGTGGAAGGCCTCTTTGGCAGAGATGGATATGATGAAACCATCATGTACAGAAATTGCCTTTTTACCGAGGAATTCGGCCGCCAGGTTAATCGTGAAATCATCACGGAACGGGATGAAACAATGGGGAGAATTGCAAATGCCGAGAACTTCGTACAAGGTATTACTGGCGAAGCAGATGTATTGAACACTCCCTCTGAAGCACTTGTGTTGATGCGTATCATTGATGCCATCTATGAATCGGCTCGTACCTCACGGTGTATTTCCCTGTAAATAGGAGCGAATATGAAACGACTGATAACATTGGCCTCCGGGCAATTTGGTGATCTGGGACTTGAAGAGCTCTGTGCTCTTGCCCAAAAGATGGGATATGACGGGCTTGAGCTTGCCACACATGCACATTTTGATGTGCAGAAGGCTTTGCATGATGAAAGCTATATCCCTTATGTACAGCAAACTTTGGCAAAATACGGTCTTGCATGTCGGGCCATCAGTGCTCATCTTACGGGGCAGTGTGTCTGTGACCTCTGGGATGAGCGGCTGGATAACTTTGCCCCTTCCAGGCTGGCGGGACAGCCCGAGGCAATCAGGGCCTGGGCCATTGAGGAGATGAAGGACACGGCCCGTGCCGCTCAGGCCTTTGGGGTTGATGTTGTCAATGGATTTACCGGTTCACCGATCTGGGCCCGGTGGTACTCCTATCCCCAGACCTCGGCCCAGATGATTGACGATGGGTTTAAGCTTGTCTATGACCTCTGGACCCCTATTTTTGATGTATTTGATGCCTGCGGGGTTACATTCGCCTTGGAGGTCCATCCGACGGAGATCGCCTTCGACTATTATACGACAGAAAGATTGCTCGAACTTTTTGAATACCGGCCGACTCTCGGGCTGAATTATGATCCGAGCCATCTGCTGTGGCAGGGCGTTGATGAGGTTGGATTTGTCAGGGACTTTGCGCAGCGAGTCTATCATGTTCATATGAAAGACGTAAAGATGCAGAAAAACGACCGGGCAGGCATTCTCGGCTCCTTTCTCCCCTTTGGGGATACAAGGCGGGCATGGGATTTTGTCTCCATTGGCCATGGAGATGTCGATTTTGATGGTATCATTAGGGAACTTAACCGGGCCGGGTATACGGGGCCTCTCTCTGTTGAATGGGAGGATTCTGGTATGGACCGCGAAACCGGCGCGACAGAGAGTTGTGCCTATATAAAGCGAATGAATTTCTCCCCTTCATCCATTGCTTTTGACAGTGCTTTGAAAAACGAGTGATATCCTTCCTTTTTCCCGGGAGGGGCTTCTTTGGACTTGTCTGTGCAAAAGATTGACTTCTCCACACATTAGACGTATCACGTATTAATGATACGTCTAATGGAGAAGAAAATTGAAAGTTTTATATCGGTATTAGTAACTACATATTATTATCAAAAGTGTTGAACAAGAATATCACTGATGAATTTTTAAATGACTGTTTACACTTATTCTCTTTTACAGACTTCTTGAATGGGCATACTCCATTATGTGTGTATCAAAAGATATTACTGGACAGTGCTGCTTAAATCCAATTAAGATAAGCAGAATCCCATTCAAAGAATTGAGTCCGGCTCATGTAAAGGATGATAAATGTTTTTAACTAAACCGGTAAATAAATTAGCAAAAAGCCCTAATATAAGAATAATATATCTAGATATACTAAAAATTTTCTCTGCCTTTGCAGTAATTATGATACATATTTTTGCTCCTGCTCTTAATTTCTATACTAATAGACTTTCTGATCTTGAAGTAGCGATTTGTGAAATTATTAGATACTTCTTTTCTTGGTCTGTGCCCTGCTTTGTAATGATAACAGGAGCATTATTATTGAATCAGGAAAAAGAGCTATCTTATAAAAAATTATTCACGCGGTATATACCGCGTATAATTTATGCTTTGTTAGTGTTTGGTATTCCATATGCCTGGTTAGAAATCCTTTATGATGAAAAGATATTTGCTATAGAACAAATAGGACAGGTTTTCATGAATATCCTAACAGGTAACTTATGGGATCATATGTGGTATTTGTATATGCTTATTGGTTTATATTTAATATTACCAATAATCAAACTCTTCGTGAAAATGGCAGATGAAAAAAGTTTAAGTATTAGCATCGTTGTGCTTTTTATCTTTAATAGTATAGTTCCATGGTTCCAACATCGAACAAATATAGCTATTGGAATACAATTTCCTATTTCATCAATTTATATTTTTTATTTGCTATGTGGGTATTTATTTTCGAAAAAGGATATCAGGAATATAATATTACCACTGATACTAATCATTATACCGCTCATTATTGATATTCTTATCGCTTTTGATATAATAAGATGGCTAGATTATTCTAACGATTTTAATTATAGTTCGCCGTTAATAGTTTGTATGTCGATAGGTTTCTTTCTTTTGGTAAAACAGTATAAAAAGCAAATACCAATAGTAGAAAACCTTTCTCGTCTGTGTTTTTGTATATATCTTATTCATCCATTGTTCATAAATATAATGTATAAGTTATTAAGATTTAATCCCAATTACTATCCCGTAGGTATTATTATGCCAATTTTAATGATAACAGTTACATCATTATCTTTAGTCTGTAGTTATATACTGTACAAAATTCATTTTTTAAGAAAATATGTTTTATGAGGCTACCTGTTGTCACCGTTTCAGTCATCGTTACCGTATACAATACCGCGCCCTATCTTGAGCGCTGCCTCGACTCTCTGCTTGCACAGAGCCTTGAGGATCTGGAGATCATCGTCATAGACGATGCATCTACCGATGGGAGCCGTGACATTGCCGAGCGGTATGCCGAAATTGATACGCGCATCCATTGTATTCCGCTTTCCGAGAACACCCCGGGTGGTACAGGGATTCCGTCGAATATCGGCATTCGCCAGGCCCGGGGCCGCTACGTGGGGTTTACCGACGGCGACGACTGGGTTGAGCCTGAGCTTTTTGAAACCCTCTACCGGGCGGCAGAGGAGAATGAGGCGGACTTTTCCCTTTGTGATTTCTATACCGCACCGGAGGGATGTGAGCCCATTGCCGCCTACGACCGTCATCACTGGAGCGGCCTTGCCCTGTCGGCTCCCATCGACCTTGATGAGGAGAGCCGCAGGGCACTTCTTCTCCTCTCGCCCGTCCCCTGGCGTAAGCTCTATCGTCGGAATTTTCTTCTCAGTCAGCAGCTCTTCTTCCCCGAAGGGGAGTTTTTTTTTGAGGACACCCCCTTTCACTTCTTTACCGTCCTGGCTGCCCGCCGGGTTATCCTTATCGACAAGCCCCTTTACTACCATCGCCTCTTTCGGACAGGCCAATCCATGGAAGGGGGAGGTACCAAATTCCTCGCCTTCATCGCTCATTTCGGTTTTATGGCCGATTTCATCACTTCCCGTGGTCTCTGGGACCAACATGGGATAGACTTCATTATCATGATGCTGAATAATGCCTACTGGGTCTGGGACCGGCTTGGCCGCAAGGAACGAAAGGCCTTTTTCCTCGATTGTAACCGCCTGCTGCATGCCCATCCCTCTGAGAAAAAGCGCCGGAAACGATTCCTCCGAAGAGACCAAAGGATTGCATTTTACATTGTTTACAAAAATATGATAAAAGTGTTTAGTATCTATATTACCCTTCGCAAGAAAGGGGTGGATGTATATAAAAAAATCATGGGTTAGGGGTAGGTATGCGAACGCTATTTCTCGTTGTGATTCTTCTGTGCTTCGCCTTCTTTCCTCTTGCTGCGGACGATGATCATAACGGTGTAAACATTGATGACCTTTTCGAGCTGCCTGCGGAAAGCGAAGAGCAGGATACCACAGAGCAGGAAGCCCAAGCGCCTCCTGAGGCTGCGGAAAGCAATGATGTGCTGAGTACTCTTCTCGATGACGATCGCTTTTTCTTTAAGGGCCAGTACAACTTTTCCTTTGGTTATTCGCCCGAACTTGCGTTCGATGATTTTAGCGACCTGGTTATCTACGACGCCGGTGCCACCGTCTCCCTCGATACCAGAATAAACTCCCGTTTTCGCGTCTTCCAATCCTACAGGATCGAACATCCGGATTACCTGTTTGATATTCCCGAGCTCTTCGGCGATTACACCCTTGGAAATCTTCTTTTCATGCGTTTCGGTATCCAAAAGATCTCCTGGGGAATTTCCTCCATCTTTCCCTTTACCAACCTTCCTGCCCGCCTCTCTGATGATTTCAACGACAGCCGGGACGATTTCTCCGAACGCTCCTTTAGTCTGAAAGTCGACTACCCCCTGGGAACCGGCGGCGTGGAACTTCTTGCCCTGACACGAAATGGCTTCCTCGACGACCCGGAGCACCCTCAAACATCTGAGGTCGGTTTTGGAGGGAAGATCAACATCGCAAACAGGCTTTTTGACCTCACAGTGGGTGATTTTTACCATGGTGAAATGCATAACCGCGCCTTCTACTCGCTGAAAACCACCCTCTTTGATCGGATAGAGCTCTACCAGGAGGGGCTGTGGGCCCATGCCACGGATGGCGAAAAGACGACGGCTCTCATCGCCGGGAAGGAGAAGATCGACAACGTCGACGACCTTTCCGCCAATATCGGCTTGTATATCGATTTTTTCGACGAACGTCTCCAGCTCCAGGGGGAATACTTTTTCAACGGGGAGGAGAGTGAGCTGGAGCTTGTCGATGTTACCTATCCCCTCTATTACGGCCACAATTATGCCCTCAACCTCGGGTTTAAGGCCTCGCCTTCGACAAGTTTGTTCCTCCAGGGGCGGTACAACCAATATACCGATTCCATGCTGCTTATCCCCGGGGCTCGCATAAAGCTTTACCCTGAGCTACAATGCTACGTTGCCGCTCCTCTGGTCTTCGGGCCAAAGACGGGTGGATATTATGTTGATAATCCCGATGCGAACGACCGGCGGGCTTTTCTCGTGCTTGCCGTCCGACTTTCCGGGACGGTCAAAAGGAACTGGTAATGGAAGATGATCTGGTGTCGATTATCACCCCCCTCTACAATGCGGAGGAATTCATTGCGGCAACGGCGCGGTCTGTCCTTGCCCAAAGCTACGAAGCATATGAATGGATCGTGGTGGATGATGGGTCCGGGGACGACTCTGTTGCTAGCTTGCAGAAGGCCGTCGGTGATAACGAAAAGGTGAAGATCATCAAACTTCCTGCCAACAAAGGGCCCATCGCGGCCCGCAATGCTGGTTTTGAGGCTGCCAGAGGCCGTTTTATCGCCTTCATCGATGCGGACGATCTATGGCTTCCCGAAAAGCTGGAGCTTCAGGTCGCCGCCATGAAAAGAAGCGGGGCGCCTTTGTCCTGCACCGGATATAAGAAGATTACCCGGGAAGGCTCCCTTACCACCGGTATCACCATTCCGATTCCCGAATACGGCTCTTATCGACGGCTGCTGCATTCCGATCACATTTGTGCCTCTTCTGCCATGTTCGATCGTTCCATTACCGGCGATATCAGGCAGTCCCACCAGGCACCGGTGGGGCGGGACGACTACCACTTTTTTCTGAGCATTGTGAAAGCCCACGGTTTTGTCTACGGCCTGAAGCGTGATCTGGTTCGTTTTCGGGTCTTTTCGGAATCTCTTACCGGGAACAAGTGGAAATCGGCGGGGCTTCAGTGGCAGCTCTATCGAAGGACCTACGGTTTTTCGATTTTCTCCTCGATGGAAAAATTCTGTGTTTATGCAGTAAAAGGATTTGCCAAGTACCTGTTATGATCACACTCGACGCTATTACCAAAGGCTATCAGCGGGGCAGTTCAGAAGTGGCGGCTCTCAGAGGAATTTCGATCAAGATCAAGAAGGGTGATTTTGTCGCCGTCGCCGGCCCCTCGGGATCGGGGAAGACCACCATGATGAATATCATCGGTCTTCTCGACCGACCTTCCTCCGGACGGCTCATGATCGAAGGTGTCCCGATGGATGATCTTTCCCGCCGTGAGCGTACCCGATTCCGGCGGGAGCATCTCGGCTTCATCTTTCAATCCTTCAACCTCATATCGGTCCTATCGGTTTTTGAAAATGTCGAATTGCCTCTTATCATCGCCCGCTCTCCCCTTTCTTCTTCTCAGCGGCGGAAGAAGGTAAGCGAGGTAATTAGGAGGGTAGGGCTCGACGGCAGGGAGGACCATAAACCCGCAGAGCTCTCCGGCGGACAGCAGCAGCGGGTAGCCATTGCCAGGGCACTGGTGACGGTTCCCACCCTCGTCATTGCCGATGAACCCACGGCAAACCTTGATTCGGCAACCGGGGAGAGGATCCTTTCGCTTATGAAAGAGATCAACCGGAATAACGGTACCACCTTCCTCTTTTCCACCCACGATCCGGTGATCAGGGACATGGCCGATCATGTGATTCTTCTCCACGACGGCAATGTCGAACGAGAGATCCTTGGAAGCGAGCGATAGACGATGTTCTTCCTGGTCATCAAATTCTTCGTGAAAAACTGGAAGAAGAATATGCTTGCCGCCCTTCTTCTTACGATGTTGACCTTTCTTTTTTTCATCGGCAATACCATCCTCAAGGAATCGGCAGAGGGGTTGCGGAACAGCTATACCGAGAATTTTACCGGCGACCTTGCAGTTTTTCCGCAGAGCGAGGAGTCCCTGAGCATCTTCGGGGTCAATAATCCCGCAATCGGGGAATTTTTCTCCATTCCGGTGTTAAAAAACCGCCGGGAGATCCAGGATATGCTGGATGCTAATGATAAAATCGACGCTTACACCTTTCAGCTCACCGGTTTCGCCGCCATGGATATTGCCGGCCGCCGTTACCAGAGCCTTATTTTTGGCGTTGATCCGGCCTCCTATTTTTCCTTCTTCCCCGGGATCGAGGTGACCGAGGGCTCCACGCTTCGTTCTCAGGAAAAGGGGCTGCTTCTTTCCGAAAAGCAGGCACAGCAGATCAAACGGGAGACCGGGCGCAGCCCCTCACCTGGTGATATGGTGATGCTCAGCTCCCTTGGGGAGATGGGCTTTCGCATTCTTGAGCTTCCTTTATGCGGGATCTATCGCAACCGCGGTGATATCGAACTGCTGAACGAGGTGGTTATAGCCGATGCCGATACTGTCCGGGCCTTGAACTCCGTCATGGTTGCCGGTGACTTTACTCCCGCGGATGACGCGGTCTCCCTGCTTGATGCGAATACACAGCTTGATGATCTCTTTGCTTCGCAGTTTATCGATGAACCGGAAGCGGCAGGTGGGGATCTTGGGGAGCTCTCCATCGATGAGCTGCGGAAGCAACTATCTTCCCCCAGAGCGAAGCGGCAGGGGGAGGGAAGCTGGAATTTTATGCTTCTTCGTACCGCTGCCGGCACCTCGTCCAAGGCCATTGCCAGGCAACTTCGCCCCCAGCTGTCGGCTCTCGGGGCCGAGCCGGTGCTCTGGCATCAGGCGGCCGGCCCTGCCGCCATGTTGGTCCTGCTGCTCCAGGCTCTTTTTAACGGAGGCTACTTTCTGGTGATGATAGCCGGGATTATCGGCATTGCCAACATGTTTCTCGTGGCCGTGTTCAGGCGTACTTCGGATATCGGAACCCTGAGGGCCGTCGGTGCCGAGGATCGTGATATCCGCCTGCTTGTCTACGGCGAGAATGTCGCGGTGGCTCTGGCCTCCGGAACAATCGGGGTGTTTCTTGCCTCTCTGCTTTTTGGGATAGTCAACAGTCGGGCCCTATCTATTGAGAATTCTCTTGTTGTGGCGTTGCTCGGTCGTTCGACCTTTCACTTCGAACCACATCTTGATACCGCCCTGGTAAGCATCCTCCTCTCCGTAGCGTCCGGCCTTGTAGCCTCTCTCTTTCCCGTTCGTAAAGCCCTGCAAATCGAGCCCGTTGTGGCCATGAGGAGGGGCTAAGGTGAGATTCTTTCATGCCATCGCTCTTTCGGCCCGCTACCTTTTCGGCCATTTTCGTAAGTACCTCTTTCTCTTCATTGCCCTAAGCTTCGGTTTTGCCTTTATCACCGTCATTACCTCCCTCTCCGCAGGCATGCGCGATGCCGTTTTCCAGGCCGCTCAGCTGCACTACGGCGGCGATCTCTTTGTCCTTGGCTTCGATCGCTCCCCCGAAATAATGATCCACGTGAAAGATGGTAAGGCGGTGGATGAGGCAATTGCTATATCTCAGCTAAATCCCCAAGCCGTTCTTTACCGCACCAACTGCTTTGAGACAGCCGCCCTTTATTTCAATGGGAAAGCGGTTAGGCAGAAAAATGTCTTTGGTGTCGACTGGGATGCCGAAGCATCGCTTTTCGATGCGGTGGATATGAGCCGCGGTGAGGATGAGGAGGTCAATCTTGATGGTGGTGATACCATCATCATTTCCGCACCCGTTGCCAAGCTGCTTGGGGCAAAGATCGGTGATACGGTGCTGCTTCAGGTCGATACGTTGACCGGACAAAAAAACAGCGCCGATCTTCGAATCGCGGGCATTATCAGCGATGCCTCGCTTTTCGGCTATTACCGAAGCTTCATGGACCGGCGGGCCCTTAACGCGCTTTTGGGAATGGATTCTGACGAATACTCCTCCGCCGGTCTCCTTTTTTCCGATTTGAAGGGGATTGATGAGAAGGCCGCACGGCTGCATAACTCCATCTCAAGCCTGTTGCAGTCGGCCCCCTACATGGCGGACCGGGATGATTTTTCCTATCAGCTGAGCCGGAGCTGGGATGGGGTTCGCTATTTTGTCCTATCCCTGCCGGTCTATGTCTCCCAGGTGACAGAGCTGCTGTTTGCTCTGCAGGGCGGCTCGTACATCCTCTTTGCCATGATGCTCCTGATCGTGTTTACCAGCAGCGTGCTTACCTATCGCCTTATCTTACATGAACGGCGAATGGAGTTTGCAACCATGCAGGCGATGGGCTTAGGGGAGGGGAGTCTCTTTGCCGTTCTTTTCTTCGAAGGGGCCATTCTTACCCTATTAAGTACCCTCTGCGGCTTCCTCTTTTCTCATGTCATACTGTTCATTCTTTCCCGTTTTTCCTATGATGCCATACCCGGCTTTGAGATCTTTTTGCGAAACGGCAGGCTCAGCGCCGAATTCTCTCCTGCCACCATTGCTGCCAATGTCGGGATTGTGCTTTCCGCCGTGGTGCTTGCCCTGTTGGGACCGGCGCTGAAGAGTCTTCGGGCCGATCTTGCCCAAGTCCTTGCCGGAGGTGAATGATGCGCAGATATATGTTTCTTTTGATTTTTACTATGGCGGCCGTCTCCGCTGCCTTCCCCCTCTTTGCCGTCGATTATCAAGCCTTGCTGAAAAAGGCCGATTCCCTCGTATCCTTTCCCGAGAGTGATTTTTCGGCCCGATATACCATCGTTCGTGATGTTCCTGGTGAGGGGCGCGATACCACCGAATGCGTTATCTTCAGGCGTGACGCGGAGGAGAAATATGTGATCCTGATCTCCGAGCCTGAGATCAACCGGGGCCAGGGCTATCTGAAACAGGGGGATACCCTCTGGTTCTATGATCCCGACAGCCGCAAATTCAACTCGACCAGTTCGAAAAGCCGCTTTCAAAACAGCAATGCCCGGAATTCCGATTTTACCCGTTCGACCCTTGCCGAAGATTACCGTGCCCTTCGCGGAGAGCGGACCAAGCTTGGGCGCTTCGATTGCTGGCTCTTGCGCCTGGAGGCTACCAACGATCAGGTAACCTATCCCATCATGAACATATGGATCAGCGACGACGGGCTTGTGCGCAAAACCGAGGATTACAGCCTATCGGGTACGCTGCTTCGAACTACCGCCATTCCCTCCTACCAAAGCCTCGGAACAAAACACATCCCCGGCTACATGCTTATCGTCGAGAATCTCGAGGGGGCGATGGTAAACGGCTCCTTTGTCAATGAGAAAACACAGATTACTATTACCCAGCCGACACTCAAAGAGCAGCCCAATTCCATTTATTCGAAGAATTTTCTCGAGCGCATGTCGCGTGAATGATGGGTGCTGATCAGGAGGACATTCTGAACTTCGTGTGCCTTTGACGATTTACCTTGCGGAATTTCAGGCCCCGGGGTGGACGGGGTTTTTTTGTGATGATTTTATATCACTATGATATATTCATGGGTCCTTTTAGTAGTGTCCCGAATATTGGTGGTAATGTGTCGTTTCCCCTGGAAAAAATCTTGCTTTTCCCCTCCTGCCTGTAATAAACGCTGAGAAAAAGAGTTAAGCTCCTTATACCACCAATATTCCTAACACTATATGCGCTTTCCAGCTAACAGGAAAAACATAGATGGTTAATTTTTGTCTAACAATTTTACTATAATATTGTTTATATGGTATATTAATTGTGTTCTTGGTGTAATATGAATTAATAATTTTACCGAGGTGGCGATGGGTACCGATTGGTTGGAACGACTGCAGGCCGGGGAAAGCGAGCTTTCCCGAACAGAACGGGATCTTGTTTCGTACATCAATAATCATCCCGAATTTGCTGTCTCACTTACCCAGTTGAAGCTTGCCGAGGCTGCCGGAGTAAGCAAGCCGGTAGTTATCAGCTGTTTTCGTAAGCTCGGCTTCGTTGATTATCGAAGCTTTCAGAATTCGATCGAACAATTCTTTTCTACGCAGATAGACGCCCTTCGTGCCTCTGAGCGTATGCAGGATCGGGTTCATTCCGTGGAAGAGCTTATCCATGAGGCCGCAGCGGTGGACATCCGCTCCCTTCAGCGGCTTGAGCGTTCGATCTCAGCGCAAACCCTCAACGACCTTGCCTCCCGTTGTTTTTCCGCCAGGACCCTCTATCTTTTCGGCGAGGGTACGGGCTACTATCCGGCTCACTACCTTGCTCAGCGCCTTCGGCGCTACGGGCGACAGGCCCTCATGGTGACCCAGGATCCGAGCCACCGCCCTGATCTCCTTCATCCGATGGGAAGTGACGACGTCCTTTTCCTTTTTCACTATAGCGACAACGATGCATGGCTGTGGCCGCTCCTCGATCTGGCACGTAAGCGATCGGTCTGGACCCTTCTGGTTTCGGCGACGATTCATCCCGACTATGTGGCCGGTGCTTCCTGCTTTCTTCACGTGCCCCGGGGTGAGTTCCAGTTCAAAAACAGCATTGCGGTACCCATGCATTTTGCCAACTTAGTCTTACTTGCCTGTGAACTGATCTATCGGAACGAGGTAAAGGAGCAACTTACGGCATTGGAAT
Coding sequences:
- a CDS encoding ABC transporter ATP-binding protein translates to MITLDAITKGYQRGSSEVAALRGISIKIKKGDFVAVAGPSGSGKTTMMNIIGLLDRPSSGRLMIEGVPMDDLSRRERTRFRREHLGFIFQSFNLISVLSVFENVELPLIIARSPLSSSQRRKKVSEVIRRVGLDGREDHKPAELSGGQQQRVAIARALVTVPTLVIADEPTANLDSATGERILSLMKEINRNNGTTFLFSTHDPVIRDMADHVILLHDGNVEREILGSER
- a CDS encoding ABC transporter permease; translation: MRFFHAIALSARYLFGHFRKYLFLFIALSFGFAFITVITSLSAGMRDAVFQAAQLHYGGDLFVLGFDRSPEIMIHVKDGKAVDEAIAISQLNPQAVLYRTNCFETAALYFNGKAVRQKNVFGVDWDAEASLFDAVDMSRGEDEEVNLDGGDTIIISAPVAKLLGAKIGDTVLLQVDTLTGQKNSADLRIAGIISDASLFGYYRSFMDRRALNALLGMDSDEYSSAGLLFSDLKGIDEKAARLHNSISSLLQSAPYMADRDDFSYQLSRSWDGVRYFVLSLPVYVSQVTELLFALQGGSYILFAMMLLIVFTSSVLTYRLILHERRMEFATMQAMGLGEGSLFAVLFFEGAILTLLSTLCGFLFSHVILFILSRFSYDAIPGFEIFLRNGRLSAEFSPATIAANVGIVLSAVVLALLGPALKSLRADLAQVLAGGE
- a CDS encoding outer membrane lipoprotein-sorting protein, translated to MMRRYMFLLIFTMAAVSAAFPLFAVDYQALLKKADSLVSFPESDFSARYTIVRDVPGEGRDTTECVIFRRDAEEKYVILISEPEINRGQGYLKQGDTLWFYDPDSRKFNSTSSKSRFQNSNARNSDFTRSTLAEDYRALRGERTKLGRFDCWLLRLEATNDQVTYPIMNIWISDDGLVRKTEDYSLSGTLLRTTAIPSYQSLGTKHIPGYMLIVENLEGAMVNGSFVNEKTQITITQPTLKEQPNSIYSKNFLERMSRE
- a CDS encoding MurR/RpiR family transcriptional regulator, which produces MGTDWLERLQAGESELSRTERDLVSYINNHPEFAVSLTQLKLAEAAGVSKPVVISCFRKLGFVDYRSFQNSIEQFFSTQIDALRASERMQDRVHSVEELIHEAAAVDIRSLQRLERSISAQTLNDLASRCFSARTLYLFGEGTGYYPAHYLAQRLRRYGRQALMVTQDPSHRPDLLHPMGSDDVLFLFHYSDNDAWLWPLLDLARKRSVWTLLVSATIHPDYVAGASCFLHVPRGEFQFKNSIAVPMHFANLVLLACELIYRNEVKEQLTALESTRGAWNRASGKNIRKQGGKDA
- a CDS encoding ABC transporter permease; the encoded protein is MFFLVIKFFVKNWKKNMLAALLLTMLTFLFFIGNTILKESAEGLRNSYTENFTGDLAVFPQSEESLSIFGVNNPAIGEFFSIPVLKNRREIQDMLDANDKIDAYTFQLTGFAAMDIAGRRYQSLIFGVDPASYFSFFPGIEVTEGSTLRSQEKGLLLSEKQAQQIKRETGRSPSPGDMVMLSSLGEMGFRILELPLCGIYRNRGDIELLNEVVIADADTVRALNSVMVAGDFTPADDAVSLLDANTQLDDLFASQFIDEPEAAGGDLGELSIDELRKQLSSPRAKRQGEGSWNFMLLRTAAGTSSKAIARQLRPQLSALGAEPVLWHQAAGPAAMLVLLLQALFNGGYFLVMIAGIIGIANMFLVAVFRRTSDIGTLRAVGAEDRDIRLLVYGENVAVALASGTIGVFLASLLFGIVNSRALSIENSLVVALLGRSTFHFEPHLDTALVSILLSVASGLVASLFPVRKALQIEPVVAMRRG